A single window of Haliotis asinina isolate JCU_RB_2024 chromosome 5, JCU_Hal_asi_v2, whole genome shotgun sequence DNA harbors:
- the LOC137283829 gene encoding uncharacterized protein, whose amino-acid sequence MASRREGGFKASIFAVCVAFAAASVINIQVEDFAKDSNIDSKRVFPRSEAGNKRTVWLFSGECISVRVCLLEDDIVTISNVKFSNDGESDIVVVDIDENVIGSFNSSYETSFGSYWNIFEDTGPIGRPVSLPAGSHVLTLTVVEADDYGVELDEISIVFDGNYRLDDILCPGNIASKCLQRSSTTIDKSSGGLVESENEYSTTPKHQDCTNNCDTTDPAANTDKSGICNGFDCGDKNEDGNGSNCEGSDCDDKGHGSTDNNGDVDGGRGSTGRSYNSGQQSNCDGNGCTNSNSEVTGGSGNGGHGSGTGRDTENNGNWGGTENNGSDSRMGNNGNDSGTGNNGNGRGTGNNGNDSGTGNNGSDSRIGNNGNGRGTGNNGNDSGTGNNGSDSRIGNSGNDSGIGNNGNDSGTGNNGSDSRIGNSGNDSGIENNVNDSGTGNNGSDSRIGNSGNDSGIGNNVNDSGTGNNGSDSRIGNSGNDSGIGNNGNGRGAGNNDNERDTGSSDNNGGTGSNGKGRSTGNIGNDRDSKNNGNDRDTVNNNNERPAGNSDNTTLSSVGGGDSAARKNRSADNISGLDVPATGTDDLRNITTYDESYLFECPQRQIITMIRYSQLQCSNGMTRFDIFASDVTEIIMSIWKSSKDQDKHRTRRSVSEGDQKHVGDPMEVYSVWESGERERSCETVDDVLEEDVIIINGNEKNKMFPVIVDPANTRYLTLTFNVNSTMQETIFGRSFSSIFTVGIRCMDKPAYISARFTDPETNKSVELSPKRFTNSVTWQTWTFPFLVAGSGNFDMTLNFTNASEPFGLHFLRLDLQETFGSLLPLAFINPTFGFGGNIVNLAKSDTTSLDGVEERQGPKMRVRMRGSGRKKEMTSLILSSTEDGSAQMLPKFIFNQNGSALFYPDQSPDAQPVFVMGNDDSNGLSPFPVMDISRVDIAFNNSAYELNIMTRSFRRATVLVSIEGNKTTVNLKTSPSVADQHSPLCSLMLPCWGVGYGKTAIISADGTRTISMFSPWKSFKGHKIEMQRSQNVTDDQS is encoded by the exons ATGGCGTCTAGAAGAGAAGGTGGTTTCAAAGCGAGCATCTTTGCTGTTTGTGTGGCCTTTGCAGCTGCATCCGTCATTAATATCCAGGTGGAAGACTTTGCAAAGGACAGTAACATCGATAGCAAGCGTGTATTCCCTCGTTCCGAAGCAGGTAACAAGCGGACGGTTTGGCTGTTCTCCGGGGAGTGTATCTCAGTCAGGGTATGTCTTCTTGAGGACGACATAGTAACCATCAGCAACGTCAAGTTCTCAAATGACGGGGAGTCCGACATTGTCGTTGTAGACATCGACGAGAATGTCATCGGCAGTTTCAACTCGTCATATGAGACTTCATTTGGGAGCTACTGGAATATATTCGAGGATACAGGTCCCATTGGCCGTCCAGTAAGCCTACCTGCCGGAAGTCACGTCTTGACATTGACCGTTGTGGAGGCAGATGATTACGGCGTCGAACTGGATGAGATTTCAATAGTGTTTGATGGGAACTACAGACTAGATGATATATTGTGTCCCGGAAACATAGCGTCCAAATGCTTGCAGAGGTCCTCTACAACTATCGACAAATCCAGCGGTGGACTAGTAGAGAGTGAGAATG AATATTCCACAACGCCAAAGCACCAAGACTGCACCAACAACTGTGACACGACTGATCCAGCTGCCAACACAGACAAGAGTGGTATCTGCAACGGTTTCGACTGTGGAGACAAGAACGAAGACGGCAATGGAAGTAACTGTGAGGGCAGTGACTGCGATGACAAAGGCCACGGCTCTACTGATAACAACGGAGATGTTGATGGAGGCCGAGGGAGTACAGGCAGAAGTTATAATAGCGGTCAACAAAGCAACTGCGATGGTAACGGCTGCACTAACAGTAACAGTGAAGTTACAGGGGGCAGTGGAAACGGAGGCCATGGTAGTGGCACTGGAAGAGACACTGAAAATAATGGTAATTGGGGAggtactgaaaacaatggcagtGATAGCCGTATGGGAAACAATGGCAATGATAGCGGTACTGGAAACAATGGCAATGGGAGAGGTACTGGAAACAATGGCAATGATAGTGGTACTGGAAACAATGGCAGTGATAGCCGTATTGGAAACAATGGCAATGGGAGAGGTACTGGAAACAATGGCAATGATAGTGGTACTGGAAACAATGGCAGTGATAGCCGTATTGGAAACAGTGGCAATGATAGTGGTATTGGAAACAATGGCAATGATAGTGGTACTGGAAACAATGGCAGTGATAGCCGTATTGGAAACAGTGGCAATGATAGTGGTATTGAAAACAATGTCAATGATAGTGGTACTGGAAACAATGGCAGTGATAGCCGTATTGGAAACAGTGGCAATGATAGTGGTATTGGAAACAATGTCAATGATAGTGGTACTGGAAACAATGGCAGTGATAGCCGTATTGGAAACAGTGGCAATGATAGTGGTATTGGAAACAATGGCAATGGAAGAGGTGCTGGAAACAATGACAATGAGAGAGATACTGGAAGCAGTGACAATAACGGCGGTACTGGAAGCAATGGAAAAGGGAGAAGTACTGGAAATATTGGCAATGATAGAGATTCGAAAAACAATGGTAACGACAGAGATACTGTAAATAACAATAATGAGAGACCTGCTGGAAATAGTGATAACACTACATTGAGCTCTGTAGGTGGTGGTGATAGTGCTGCAAGGAAGAATAGATCCGCTGACAACATCAGTGGCCTCGACGTACCAGCTACAGGTACCGACGACCTCAGGAATATCACTACCTATGACGAATCATATCTCTTTGAATGTCCACAGAGACAGATTATAACAATGATTCGTTACAGCCAGTTACAGTGCTCAAACGGTATGACGCGTTTTGACATTTTTGCCAGTGATGTCACAGAAATCATTATGTCTATATGGAAGTCATCCAAAGACCAAGACAAACACAGAACCAGGCGCAGTGTTTCTGAGGGTGATCAGAAACACGTAGGCGACCCGATGGAAGTGTACTCCGTGTGGGAATCTGGGGAGAGAGAACGTAGCTGTGAGACTGTTGACGACGTTTTGGAGGAGGACGTCATCATCATTAACGGCAATGAAAAGAACAAAATGTTCCCTGTGATTGTTGATCCGGCTAACACCAGATATCTCACCCTCACTTTCAACGTGAACTCTACTATGCAGGAGACCATCTTTGGCAGGAGTTTCAGCAGCATCTTCACTGTTGGTATCCGCTGCATGGACAAACCAGCCTATATATCCGCACGGTTCACCGACCCTGAGACCAACAAAAGCGTTGAACTTTCTCCAAAACGGTTTACCAACTCTGTTACTTGGCAGACATGGACCTTCCCCTTTCTTGTTGCAGGAAGTGGAAATTTTGACATGACACTGAATTTCACAAATGCGTCCGAGCCATTCGGATTACATTTCCTCAGACTTGACCTTCAGGAAACATTTGGATCTCTTCTGCCGTTGGCGTTTATCAACCCTACATTTGGGTTTGGTGGCAATATTGTTAATTTGGCTAAATCTGACACTACATCCTTAGACGGAGTTGAAGAGAGACAAGGTCCGAAGATGAGGGTGCGTATGCGTGGGTCAGGTCGCAAAAAGGAGATGACGTCTTTAATCCTGTCCAGCACAGAGGATGGAAGTGCACAGATGCTTCCCAAGTTCATCTTCAACCAGAACGGCAGTGCTCTCTTCTACCCCGATCAGTCTCCAGATGCGCAACCAGTGTTTGTGATGGGCAATGATGACTCGAATGGCCTATCTCCATTTCCTGTCATGGACATCTCAAGGGTAGACATAGCTTTTAACAACTCAGCCTATGAATTGAACATCATGACAAGGTCCTTCAGACGAGCGACTGTGTTGGTATCTATTGAAGGCAATAAAACTACCGTGAACCTGAAGACCTCGCCCTCCGTTGCAGACCAACATTCCCCCCTGTGTTCCCTTATGCTGCCTTGCTGGGGTGTAGGATATGGGAAAACTGCAATCATCTCCGCGGATGGGACACGGACCATATCCATGTTTTCTCCCTGGAAGTCTTTCAAGGGCCATAAGATCGAGATGCAACGCTCGCAAAACGTTACCGATGACCAGTCATAG